The Rhipicephalus sanguineus isolate Rsan-2018 unplaced genomic scaffold, BIME_Rsan_1.4 Seq4735, whole genome shotgun sequence genome includes a region encoding these proteins:
- the LOC119377442 gene encoding hydroxyacid-oxoacid transhydrogenase, mitochondrial-like, whose amino-acid sequence MSNTLRVVNLIQQVSRASCRCPAHATVSSVQGSRDSHHDHQVDLPKSDYAFEMACSNIRYGPGVTREVGMDMNNLGAKNVCLMTDPNLVNLPPVRDTLDSLHRHNVNYSLFSEVCIEPTDDSLNCDS is encoded by the exons ATGTCCAACACACTTCGCGTCGTCAACTTGATCCAACAAGTGTCGCGGGCATC ATGCCGGTGCCCAGCTCACGCCACAGTTTCATCTGTTCAAG GCAGTAGAGACAGCCACCATGACCACCAGGTGGACCTTCCAAAGAGCGACTATGCATTCGAGATGGCCTGCTCCAACATCCGCTATGGACCCGGGGTGACCCGAGAGGTTGGAATG GACATGAACAACCTTGGTGCAAAGAATGTCTGCCTCATGACGGACCCTAACCTGGTAAACTTGCCACCTGTTCGAGACACGTTGGACTCTCTTCACCGGCACAATGTCAACTACAGCCTGTTCAGCGAAGTCTGCATCGAGCCCACTGATGACAG CCTCAACTGTGACTCGTGA